A region of Lycium barbarum isolate Lr01 chromosome 3, ASM1917538v2, whole genome shotgun sequence DNA encodes the following proteins:
- the LOC132630113 gene encoding large ribosomal subunit protein uL4z, giving the protein MATAAAIPTTTIQTLENDMSTDKSAIPLPAVMKAPIRPDVVTYVHSNISKNARQPYAVSRKAGHQTSAESWGTGRAVSRIPRVPGGGTHRAGQGAFGNMCRGGRMFAPTQIWRRWHRKIPVNQKRYAVASAIAASSVPSLVMARGHRIESVPELPLVVSDSIEGIEKTSNAIKALKQIGAYGDAEKAKDSRAIRPGKGKMRNRRYISRKGPLIVYGTEGAKLVKAFRNIPGVEICHVDRLNLLKLAPGGHLGRFIIWTKSAYEKLDDIYGSFDKPSLKKKGYLLPRPKMVNADIARIINSDEVQSVVKPIKKDVNKRATLKKNPLKNLNVLLKLNPYAKTARRMSLLAEAQRVKAKKEKLDKKRHTITKEEASAIRGASHSWYKTMISDSDYAEFDVFSKWLGVSQ; this is encoded by the exons ATGGCCACCGCCGCCGCCATCCCTACCACCACAATCCAAACCCTAGAAAACGACATGTCAACTGACAAATCCGCCATTCCCCTCCCAGCCGTCATGAAAGCACCCATCCGTCCCGACGTCGTAACCTACGTCCATTCCAACATCTCCAAGAACGCCCGTCAACCTTACGCCGTTTCAAGAAAAGCCGGACACCAAACCTCAGCTGAATCATGGGGTACAGGCCGAGCCGTCTCACGTATCCCACGTGTCCCTGGTGGAGGTACCCACCGTGCTGGACAAGGAGCATTCGGTAACATGTGTCGTGGTGGACGTATGTTTGCACCAACACAAATCTGGCGTAGATGGCACCGTAAAATCCCTGTTAATCAAAAACGTTACGCTGTTGCTTCAGCTATTGCTGCTTCATCTGTACCATCTCTCGTTATGGCACGTGGACATCGTATTGAATCAGTACCTGAATTGCCATTAGTTGTGTCTGATTCGATTGAAGGGATTGAAAAGACGAGTAATGCTATTAAGGCGTTGAAGCAGATTGGTGCTTATGGGGATGCTGAGAAAGCGAAGGATAGTCGGGCGATTAGGCCTGGAAAAGGGAAAATGAGGAATAGGAGGTATATTTCCAGGAAAGGACCGTTGATTGTTTATGGTACTGAAGGTGCTAAGCTTGTTAAGGCTTTTAGGAATATTCCTGGTGTTGAGATTTGCCATGTTGATCGTTTGAATCTGCTTAAGTTAGCTCCAG GTGGTCATCTTGGTAGGTTTATTATCTGGACTAAATCTGCTTATGAGAAATTGGATGACATTTATGGTTCATTCGATAAGCCATCATTGAAGAAGAAGGGATATTTGTTGCCAAGGCCAAAGATGGTGAATGCTGATATTGCTAGGATTATCAACTCTGATGAGGTGCAATCTGTCGTTAAGCCTATTAAGAAGGATGTTAACAAGAGGGCAACTTTGAAGAAGAATCCACTGAAGAACTTGAATGTGCTGTTGAAGCTCAATCCTTATGCAAAGACTGCCAGGAGGATGTCCCTTTTGGCCGAGGCACAACGTGTCAAGGCCAAGAAGGAGAAGCTCGACAAGAAGAGGCATACAATTACAAAG GAGGAGGCTTCAGCTATCAGGGGTGCAAGCCACTCATGGTACAAGACAATGATCTCAGATTCCGACTATGCAGAGTTCGATGTCTTCTCAAAGTGGCTCGGAGTTTCTCAGTGA
- the LOC132630114 gene encoding uncharacterized protein LOC132630114, which translates to MDIRLSFRNISSHGLWSCPRTQKGLKPCCSGKDSQQNGDSKNNNSNSGDKFSTDWDKAWSSFKKQNRKNIFSNIFSQFSPNKYVTWNPRRSDYPLSEEVDPIKRAEKSNLMLWTSPKFTLVGAIVIVTFLLVYSILAIAK; encoded by the exons ATGGATATTCGACTTTCATTTAGAAACATTTCTTCTCATGGTTTATGGTCTTGTCCAAGAACCCAAAAGGGTCTCAAACCTTGCTGTTCTGGTAAAGATTCTCAGCAAAATGGTGATTCCAAAAATAACAACAGCAACTCAG GTGATAAATTCTCAACTGATTGGGACAAAGCCTGGTCAAGCTTCAAGAAGCAAAACAGGAAGAACATCTTCTCAAACATCTTTTCGCAATTCTCTCCGAACAAGTATGTAACATGGAATCCTAGGCGTTCCGACTATCCATTGTCTGAAGAAGTTGATCCTATTAAGAGAGCAGAGAAATCAAACCTTATGCTATGGACAAGTCCAAAATTCACTCTTGTTGGAGCAATAGTTATAGTCACATTTCTTTTGGTCTATTCCATTCTTGCTATAGCAAAATGA